Genomic DNA from bacterium:
GGTCGACCAGCAGGCCGGCGAACGGCGCGCAGATCATCGAGGCGAAGATGATGATCGAGGACAGCCCGCCCGCGGTCTGGAACATGTGCAGGAAGCTGCCGAAGACGTTGGCGAGGAAACCGCCGCTCGCTTCGGCCACCCGCTGCACCCCCCACTTGTCGACGAAGAAATCGGTGCTCAGGGCCGTGAAGGGGAACACCGCGGAGTAGAAGGTCAGGCAGAGCAGCGTCACGTACCAGAAGCTGGGGCTGAGCTTCAGGATGTGCGCGAGGGTGATCTTGTCCTCGGCGCCGGTCTCCTGGAGGTCGGGCAGGTAGCGCTCGCCGCGGCGGTCCAGGATCACGTAGACGATGTTGCCCAGCAGCGAGACGCCGCAGAAGATCGCGGCCGCGACCAGGCCGGCCCGGTAGCCGCCGAAGGTCTGGGCGATCAACTCGCCGGTGTTGAAGGCGAACAGCGTGCCCAGTCGCGAGACCGTCAGCGAGATGCCGAAGGCCAGGGCGATCTCCTTGTTGCGGAACCAGCGGGCGAGGATGGCGCTCTGCGCCACGACCAGCGGCTCGGCGCCGGCCCCGAAGATGAAGCGGCCGACGAAGACCATCGGGATCGTCTTGGCCGAAGCCACCACCAGCGCGCCGCACAGCACCAGGACCGAGAAGATCATGCTCGAGCGGCGCGTGCCCAGGCGGTCGATCAGGAAGCCGCTGCCGAACACCGCCAGGATCGCCGCCACGCTGTAGGCGGTGTAGAAGCCGCCGATGGTGCTGCGCGAGGCGCCCAGGTCCTCCACCAGCGAGGGGGCCAGGGCCCCGATGATGTCGTAGGCGAAGTAGCTGCCGAAGGTCAGCAGGCTGGCGAATCCCAGCACGAGCATCCGGTACGGGCGCCCGGCGGGATGGAACCGTCCCGGGGCCGCCATGGCGATGGTGTCGGACATGACGTGTCTCCTGTCGTGAGCGGTCCGCCGCCGTGACGGAACCTGGCCCATGAGAACCCGCGGGGCGCGATC
This window encodes:
- a CDS encoding MFS transporter, with amino-acid sequence MSDTIAMAAPGRFHPAGRPYRMLVLGFASLLTFGSYFAYDIIGALAPSLVEDLGASRSTIGGFYTAYSVAAILAVFGSGFLIDRLGTRRSSMIFSVLVLCGALVVASAKTIPMVFVGRFIFGAGAEPLVVAQSAILARWFRNKEIALAFGISLTVSRLGTLFAFNTGELIAQTFGGYRAGLVAAAIFCGVSLLGNIVYVILDRRGERYLPDLQETGAEDKITLAHILKLSPSFWYVTLLCLTFYSAVFPFTALSTDFFVDKWGVQRVAEASGGFLANVFGSFLHMFQTAGGLSSIIIFASMICAPFAGLLVDRVGRRATMMLVGSILMIPAYLLLGLTDIYPVLPMMVLGAAFVLVPAAMWPAIPLVVKAEHTGTAFGLCTAIQNIGLALFPFLNGRLRDATQGYSASMLMFAGLGVVGFVFALLLKRADQAGGRVLEGRPPRAPGV